A part of Rhipicephalus microplus isolate Deutch F79 chromosome 8, USDA_Rmic, whole genome shotgun sequence genomic DNA contains:
- the LOC142768330 gene encoding uncharacterized protein LOC142768330 yields the protein MVRVAADPASFHFIMSGCYTRFKDWRFIHRDRLNLLPLSGIKTWVPALDKRCRRCGYGEETLQHILCHCMRQSRAMTECHNAIVARLKKAAPERFTDIGENQQVGVPSLRPDLVLARAEEALILDVCCPFDNRMQAFQEARRVKEQKYAPLQRHLLQRFQRVFIDSIIVGCLGSYDPVNDRVRCRFCPKNYLRTMKRLCVSGTIAASTTITVDT from the coding sequence ATGGTGCGTGTAGCGGCGGACCCCGCCAGTTTCCACTTCATAATGTCCGGCTGCTACACTCGCTTCAAGGATTGGCGCTTCATTCACCGAGACAGGTTGAATCTCCTCCCCCTAAGCGGCATAAAAACGTGGGTGCCCGCACTAGACAAGAGGTGCCGACGCTGCGGGTACGGGGAGGAGACTCTGCAGCACATTCTCTGCCACTGCATGCGGCAGAGCCGGGCCATGACAGAGTGCCACAACGCCATCGTCGCGCGCCTCAAGAAGGCAGCCCCGGAGCGGTTCACCGACATCGGGGAGAACCAGCAGGTCGGCGTCCCCAGCTTGCGACCCGACCTCGTCCTGGCCCGTGCTGAAGAAGCCCTGATCCTGGACGTCTGCTGTCCTTTCGACAACCGCATGCAGGCGTTCCAGGAGGCACGGAGGGTCAAGGAGCAGAAGTATGCCCCTCTACAGCGACATCTCCTCCAGCGGTTCCAGCGCGTTTTCATCGACTCCATCATCGTTGGCTGCCTCGGCTCATATGATCCGGTCAACGATCGTGTACGCTGCAGGTTTTGTCCGAAGAACTACCTTCGGACCATGAAAAGACTTTGCGTCTCAGGCACGATCGCCGCTTCTACGACGATCACCGTAGACACATAG